A genomic region of Zea mays cultivar B73 chromosome 6, Zm-B73-REFERENCE-NAM-5.0, whole genome shotgun sequence contains the following coding sequences:
- the LOC100274372 gene encoding Chlorophyll synthase, chloroplastic-like, which translates to MAAAHLLAALSSSTALRPPLRLRSPQHPPHIRFNCTGRRPFPVVRAAETDAKNAKANAKAPNKAPAADGSSFNQLLGIKGAKQESDIWKIRLQLTKPVTWPPLVWGVLCGAAASGNFHWTVEDVAKSIVCMIMSGPCLTGYTQTLNDWYDRDIDAINEPYRPIPSGAISENEVITQIWVLLLGGLGLGALLDVWAGHDFPIVFYLAVGGSLLSYIYSAPPLKLKQNGWIGNFALGASYISLPWWAGQALFGTLTPDIIVLTTLYSIAGLGIAIVNDFKSIEGDRTLGLQSLPVAFGMETAKWICVGAIDITQLSVAGYLLSTGKLYYALVLLGLTIPQVFFQFQYFLKDPVKYDVKYQASAQPFFVLGLLVTALATSH; encoded by the exons ATGGCCGCCGCCCACCTCCTCGCCGCTTTGTCCTCCTCCACCGCCTTGCGCCCTCCTCTCCGCCTCCGTTCTCCACAGCATCCACCACATATCCGCTTCAACTGTACTG GGAGGCGGCCGTTCCCGGTGGTACGCGCGGCTGAGACCGACGCCAAAAACG CGAAGGCGAACGCCAAGGCCCCGAATAAGGCACCCGCGGCGGATGGCTCCAGTTTCAACCAGCTGCTCGGTATCAAGGGTGCTAAGCAAGAGAGC GACATATGGAAGATCCGTCTTCAACTTACTAAGCCGGTGACATGGCCTCCGCTTGTTTGGGGAGTTCTCTGTGGAGCAGCTGCCTCTG GAAATTTCCACTGGACAGTTGAAGATGTCGCAAAATCTATTGTATGCATGATAATGTCTGGTCCATGCCTTACAGGATACACACAG ACACTTAATGACTGGTATGATCGAGACATTGATGCAATTAATGAGCCTTATCGGCCTATTCCATCAGGTGCTATATCAGAAAACGAG GTAATAACCCAGATCTGGGTGCTATTGCTAGGAGGGCTTGGATTGGGTGCTTTGTTAGATGTGTGG GCAGGACATGATTTTCCTATTGTGTTTTATCTTGCTGTGGGTGGCTCCTTACTTTCTTACATATATTCAGCACCACCTCTCAAG CTCAAGCAGAATGGATGGATTGGGAACTTCGCTCTGGGTGCGAGTTACATCAGCTTGCCCTG GTGGGCTGGCCAGGCGTTATTTGGAACTCTTACACCAGATATCATTGTCTTGACTACTTTGTACAGCATAGCTGGG CTAGGGATTGCTATTGTAAATGATTTCAAGAGTATTGAAGGGGATAGGACTCTGGGGCTTCAG TCACTTCCTGTTGCTTTTGGGATGGAAACTGCAAAATGGATTTGTGTTGGAGCAATTGATATCACTCAATTATCTGTTGCAG GTTACCTATTGAGCACCGGTAAGCTGTATTATGCCCTGGTGTTGCTTGGGCTAACAATTCCTCAGGTGTTCTTTCAG TTCCAGTACTTCCTGAAGGACCCTGTGAAGTATGATGTCAAATATCAG GCAAGCGCACAACCATTCTTCGTACTGGGCCTACTGGTGACAGCACTGGCAACCAGCCATTAA
- the LOC542280 gene encoding embryo specific protein 5, whose amino-acid sequence MASGQESREELARMAEEGQTVVPGGTGGKTLEAQEHLAEGRSHGGQTRSEQLGHEGYSEMGSKGGQTRKEQLGHEGYSEMGRKGGLSTMQESGGERAAREGIEIDESKFRTKS is encoded by the exons ATGGCGTCCGGTCAGGAAAGCAGGGAGGAGCTGGCGCGCATGGCCGAGGAGGGGCAGACCGTCGTCCCCGGCGGCACCGGCGGCAAGACCCTCGAGGCGCAGGAGCACCTCGCCGAAG GGCGCAGTCACGGCGGGCAGACCCGGAGTGAGCAGCTGGGCCATGAGGGGTACAGCGAGATGGGCAGCAAGGGCGGGCAGACCCGCAAAGAGCAGCTGGGCCACGAAGGGTACAGCGAGATGGGGAGGAAGGGCGGCCTGAGCACCATGCAGGAGTCCGGCGGCGAGCGCGCCGCCCGGGAGGGCATCGAGATCGACGAGTCCAAGTTCAGGACCAAGTCCTAG